A window of the Acidimicrobiales bacterium genome harbors these coding sequences:
- a CDS encoding enoyl-CoA hydratase/isomerase family protein, translating into MGEFVNVEPSSHDKVAIIRLDRPKVNALNKQVGEELLAAATEIESRPEIRGVVIWGGPKIFAAGADIAEFPTTGDRDPSANVDGLVEALFKIENLSAISVSAVNGFALGGGCELSMAADFRVCGDGAKFGQPEILLGIIPGAGGTQRLTRLVGVTKSKELNYSGRMVDAAEALAIGLVSSVHPDDEVLDAAVALAGTYADGPAAIANCKRAIMDGLHVSIEEGMAIEKREFVASFQTDDAVIGINSFLENGPGKAQFTGK; encoded by the coding sequence ATGGGTGAATTCGTCAACGTCGAACCGTCGAGCCACGACAAGGTGGCGATCATCCGCCTCGATCGTCCGAAGGTCAACGCCCTCAACAAGCAGGTGGGCGAGGAGCTCCTGGCGGCAGCAACCGAGATCGAGTCCCGGCCCGAGATCCGCGGCGTGGTCATCTGGGGTGGGCCGAAGATCTTCGCCGCCGGTGCCGACATCGCCGAGTTCCCGACCACGGGCGATCGCGATCCATCGGCGAACGTCGATGGTCTCGTCGAGGCGCTGTTCAAGATCGAGAACCTGAGCGCCATCTCGGTCTCGGCCGTCAACGGGTTCGCCCTCGGGGGTGGTTGTGAGCTGTCCATGGCGGCCGACTTCCGGGTGTGTGGTGACGGCGCCAAGTTCGGCCAGCCGGAGATCCTGCTCGGCATCATCCCCGGCGCCGGCGGCACCCAGCGTCTCACTCGGCTGGTCGGGGTGACGAAGTCGAAGGAGCTGAACTACTCGGGTCGCATGGTCGACGCTGCGGAGGCGCTCGCCATCGGACTCGTGTCCTCCGTCCACCCCGACGACGAGGTTCTCGACGCAGCCGTCGCTCTTGCCGGCACCTATGCCGACGGACCCGCTGCCATCGCCAACTGCAAGCGGGCGATCATGGACGGACTGCACGTGTCGATCGAGGAGGGCATGGCGATCGAGAAGCGAGAGTTCGTCGCCTCCTTCCAGACCGACGACGCCGTGATCGGTATCAACAGCTTCCTCGAGAACGGCCCGGGCAAGGCCCAGTTCACCGGCAAGTAG
- the hpt gene encoding hypoxanthine phosphoribosyltransferase, whose translation MSDSYPKAGDIGEIYLTEAEIQARVGELGRQIADDMAGEVPLLITILKGSVLFAADLMRAIPGAVEIDFMAVSSYGDETKSSGIVKIVKDLDESIAGRHVILIEDIVDSGLTMTYLLNLLGERKPASLRACSLLVREGQQAAGVKVDYVGFEIPPAFVVGYGLDYAQQFRNLPYIGVYTGPGSGADH comes from the coding sequence GTGAGCGATTCGTACCCCAAAGCAGGCGACATCGGCGAGATCTACCTGACCGAGGCCGAGATCCAAGCCCGGGTCGGTGAGCTCGGCCGGCAGATCGCCGACGACATGGCCGGCGAAGTGCCCCTTCTCATCACCATTCTCAAGGGCAGCGTGCTGTTCGCCGCCGACCTGATGCGGGCCATTCCAGGTGCGGTCGAGATCGACTTCATGGCGGTGTCGTCCTACGGCGACGAGACCAAGTCGAGCGGCATCGTCAAGATCGTGAAGGACCTCGACGAGTCGATCGCCGGGCGTCACGTGATCCTCATCGAGGACATCGTCGACTCCGGACTGACGATGACCTACCTGCTCAACCTGCTCGGCGAACGCAAACCGGCGAGCCTGCGCGCCTGCTCCCTCCTGGTTCGCGAAGGACAACAGGCGGCCGGGGTCAAGGTCGACTACGTCGGCTTCGAGATTCCGCCCGCCTTCGTGGTGGGCTACGGGCTCGACTACGCACAGCAGTTCCGCAACCTCCCCTACATCGGGGTGTACACCGGGCCTGGTTCCGGCGCCGACCACTGA
- the serC gene encoding phosphoserine transaminase, with amino-acid sequence MSQTPPSISIPSDLLPSDGRFGSGPSKIRPEAIDAFATAAPHYMGTSHRQPVVKDMVGRLRDGISSLFGLPDDWEVVLGNGGTTLFWDAATFGLVDAKSEHLVFGEFSSKFAACTAAAPFLADPVVVSSDPGTHPTAATADGVDLYALTHNETSTGVAMPLTRPEGAGDSIVAVDATSAAGGLRWDPSQVDCYYFAPQKALASDGGLWIACCSPAAQERIAKIGSGPRWIPPGLDLTIALDNSTKNQTYNTPALATIFLAVQQVEWFNDNGGIEFSAGRCDASAEVLYGWAERTSYTTPFVAEASERSHVVGTIDLDDTIDAVEVSKVLRANGVVDTDSYRKLGRNQLRIAMFPSVDPADVEALTKSIDYVVEQLA; translated from the coding sequence GTGAGCCAAACACCACCGTCAATTTCGATTCCATCGGATCTTCTCCCCAGCGACGGCCGTTTCGGCAGCGGACCATCCAAGATCCGCCCCGAGGCCATCGATGCGTTTGCGACCGCCGCCCCGCACTACATGGGTACCTCGCATCGCCAGCCGGTGGTGAAGGACATGGTGGGTCGCCTCCGCGACGGCATCTCCTCCCTGTTCGGCCTGCCCGACGACTGGGAGGTCGTCCTCGGCAATGGCGGCACCACGCTGTTCTGGGACGCCGCCACCTTCGGCCTGGTCGACGCCAAGTCGGAGCACCTGGTGTTCGGCGAGTTCTCGTCGAAGTTCGCGGCTTGCACCGCTGCCGCTCCGTTCCTGGCCGACCCGGTGGTGGTCTCGTCCGACCCCGGCACCCACCCGACCGCTGCGACTGCCGACGGGGTCGACCTGTACGCGCTCACCCACAACGAGACCTCGACCGGTGTCGCCATGCCGCTCACCCGGCCCGAGGGTGCTGGCGACTCGATCGTCGCCGTCGATGCCACCTCGGCCGCCGGCGGCCTGCGCTGGGACCCGAGCCAGGTCGACTGCTACTACTTCGCGCCGCAGAAAGCCCTGGCCTCCGATGGTGGGCTGTGGATCGCCTGCTGTTCACCGGCAGCACAGGAGCGGATCGCCAAGATCGGCAGCGGGCCGCGGTGGATCCCGCCGGGCCTCGACCTCACGATCGCGCTCGACAACTCCACCAAGAACCAGACCTACAACACCCCGGCGCTGGCCACCATCTTCCTCGCCGTCCAGCAGGTCGAGTGGTTCAACGACAACGGCGGCATCGAGTTCTCCGCCGGACGGTGCGATGCATCGGCCGAGGTGCTCTACGGCTGGGCGGAGCGCACCAGCTACACCACGCCGTTCGTGGCCGAGGCGTCGGAACGCAGCCACGTGGTCGGCACGATCGACCTCGACGACACCATCGACGCCGTCGAGGTCTCGAAGGTGTTGCGGGCCAACGGCGTGGTCGACACCGACTCGTACCGCAAGCTCGGCCGCAACCAGCTCCGTATCGCGATGTTCCCCAGCGTCGACCCGGCCGACGTGGAAGCGCTCACCAAGAGCATCGACTACGTGGTCGAACAGCTCGCCTGA
- the msrB gene encoding peptide-methionine (R)-S-oxide reductase MsrB: MSNEPTKTFDPAELRKRLTPEQFHVTQSAGTERAFTGEYWNVWDDGTYHCIVCDEPLFDSATKFDAGCGWPSFDRALADDKVSERRDISHGMIRTEVVCASCGAHLGHVFPDGPTETGARYCMNSASLSLEKADPAAS, translated from the coding sequence ATGAGCAACGAACCCACCAAGACCTTCGACCCGGCGGAGCTGCGTAAGCGGCTGACGCCCGAACAGTTCCATGTCACCCAGTCGGCCGGCACCGAGCGAGCCTTCACCGGTGAGTACTGGAACGTGTGGGACGACGGCACGTATCACTGCATCGTCTGCGACGAGCCGCTGTTCGACTCGGCCACCAAGTTCGATGCCGGCTGCGGCTGGCCGAGCTTCGACCGGGCCCTTGCCGACGACAAGGTCAGCGAACGGCGCGATATCAGCCACGGCATGATCCGCACCGAGGTCGTCTGCGCCAGCTGTGGCGCCCATCTCGGTCACGTTTTCCCCGACGGGCCGACCGAAACCGGCGCTCGCTACTGCATGAACTCGGCCTCGCTCAGCCTCGAGAAGGCCGACCCCGCCGCTAGCTGA
- a CDS encoding PspC domain-containing protein produces MSIDDSSSADDLLTTPAPPGPDDAVSPPTRRRRRRWPFRRSTADRYLAGVAGGEGRRLGVDPFYLRVALVGITLLFAREDGGGFLVPIFTYLAAWLFWPTDDSPALIRQLGHRAGQQEIAGALAVFALATLVIGRPSLLWAGLLLGAAIALLGNRPEPGTVPPATEVVPPPPTPQDRAVSWGRSLRGAVGPRELNRPVRAPRRPRRTPALWPLTFSLLVAYGFACVLIDRLVEPGLDPGIAVNGAILIIGGVILLSGWRGRALATSLLLIPLVPAWVAFSVADTPRFADVSPTPTPGEGYVAGAQINASKGYGELSLTLDAHDLPTSGEVTATLSVTAGQIDVWVPKEARLHIVGHLGLGELAVYREPYWYSAGDLLVDYGLDRTYRALGTECYETMDSEEGLRGVADWSGVAIPAGATGDDIADAIEAAGYPRPNRVADDYPDWTYQTNENGGLCLPVAAPTDPVLITIDATVGLGNLKVHRV; encoded by the coding sequence ATGTCCATCGACGACTCGTCCAGTGCCGACGATCTCCTCACGACCCCGGCCCCTCCCGGACCCGACGACGCCGTGTCGCCGCCCACCCGTCGCCGACGGCGTCGTTGGCCATTTCGACGGAGCACCGCCGACCGCTATCTCGCAGGCGTGGCCGGTGGCGAAGGCCGACGACTTGGCGTCGATCCCTTCTACCTCCGGGTCGCCCTCGTGGGGATCACGCTGCTCTTCGCCCGGGAAGATGGCGGCGGGTTCCTCGTGCCGATCTTCACCTACCTTGCCGCCTGGCTGTTCTGGCCGACCGACGACAGTCCGGCACTGATCCGACAGCTCGGACATCGTGCCGGCCAGCAGGAGATCGCTGGCGCGCTGGCCGTCTTTGCGCTGGCGACGCTCGTCATCGGCCGGCCAAGCCTGCTCTGGGCCGGTCTCCTTCTTGGTGCTGCGATTGCGCTGCTCGGCAATCGGCCCGAACCCGGCACGGTTCCGCCAGCCACCGAGGTCGTCCCCCCACCGCCGACACCGCAAGACCGGGCGGTGTCCTGGGGCCGATCGCTGCGAGGGGCGGTCGGGCCGCGAGAACTCAATCGCCCGGTTCGAGCTCCACGACGACCACGACGAACGCCCGCACTCTGGCCCCTCACGTTCTCGCTGCTCGTTGCCTACGGCTTCGCCTGTGTGCTGATCGACCGACTCGTCGAGCCGGGTCTCGATCCGGGCATTGCGGTGAACGGCGCCATTCTCATCATCGGCGGCGTGATCCTGCTGTCGGGGTGGCGCGGCCGTGCATTGGCCACGTCACTCCTCCTCATCCCGCTGGTGCCAGCCTGGGTCGCCTTCTCGGTCGCCGACACTCCTCGCTTCGCAGACGTCTCGCCCACACCGACGCCCGGCGAGGGCTACGTCGCCGGAGCGCAGATCAACGCCTCGAAGGGATACGGCGAGCTCTCGCTCACCCTCGACGCGCACGACCTGCCGACCTCGGGCGAGGTCACGGCGACGCTCAGCGTCACCGCCGGACAGATCGACGTGTGGGTGCCCAAGGAGGCACGACTGCACATCGTCGGCCACCTCGGGCTGGGCGAACTCGCCGTCTACCGGGAGCCGTACTGGTACAGCGCCGGTGATCTGCTCGTCGACTACGGCCTCGATCGCACGTACCGGGCGCTGGGAACCGAGTGCTACGAGACCATGGACTCCGAGGAGGGGCTTCGGGGTGTCGCCGACTGGTCGGGCGTGGCGATCCCTGCTGGCGCCACCGGTGACGACATCGCCGACGCCATCGAAGCGGCCGGCTATCCGCGGCCCAACAGAGTGGCCGACGATTACCCCGATTGGACGTATCAGACCAACGAGAACGGCGGCCTGTGCCTCCCCGTCGCTGCGCCGACGGATCCCGTGCTCATCACGATCGACGCCACGGTCGGTCTCGGCAACCTGAAGGTGCACCGTGTTTGA
- a CDS encoding nitroreductase family deazaflavin-dependent oxidoreductase, giving the protein MPLTGEYIPSTSGWVREQIEAYEASGGTEANTLRETGIPVIIVTFRGKDEGVIRKIALMRVEHDGEYALIASMGGAPKNPAWYHSLVRHPDQVMIQDGPEPFDVTVRLVEGDERQTWFDRGVEVFPTYTEYAAKTERVIPVFVATPV; this is encoded by the coding sequence ATGCCATTGACCGGTGAGTACATTCCGAGCACGAGCGGCTGGGTCCGCGAACAGATCGAGGCCTACGAGGCGTCCGGTGGGACCGAGGCCAACACGCTGCGAGAGACCGGTATCCCGGTCATCATCGTCACGTTCCGGGGCAAGGACGAGGGCGTGATTCGCAAGATTGCGCTGATGCGGGTCGAGCACGACGGCGAGTACGCGCTGATCGCCTCGATGGGCGGCGCGCCGAAGAACCCGGCGTGGTATCACTCGCTGGTCCGCCACCCCGACCAGGTCATGATCCAGGACGGACCCGAGCCCTTCGACGTCACCGTCCGTCTGGTCGAGGGCGATGAGCGCCAAACCTGGTTCGATCGCGGCGTCGAGGTGTTCCCCACCTACACCGAGTATGCAGCCAAGACCGAGCGGGTGATCCCCGTCTTCGTCGCCACGCCGGTCTGA
- a CDS encoding response regulator transcription factor, with translation MTGGEASTGVPAIRVVVVDDHALFRQGVIAGLAAANGPARVEVVGEADDVGTGVESIRRHQPDVVLLDVHLTSGSGARIIEALGDELASVRFLALSVSDAPEDVLGLVRAGARGYVTKRIDGEELVEAIASVAQGHAVFSPRLAGFVLDAFTGPVAPALDEPAAPTADGADAPADAELDRLSPREREVMQYLARGYAYKEIAAELHISVRTVESHASAVLRKLQLSSRHELTHWAARHRLV, from the coding sequence ATGACCGGTGGGGAGGCATCGACGGGCGTCCCGGCCATCCGAGTGGTCGTCGTCGACGACCACGCCCTGTTCCGTCAGGGCGTCATCGCCGGACTGGCGGCCGCGAACGGTCCGGCGCGGGTCGAGGTGGTCGGTGAGGCCGACGACGTTGGCACCGGCGTCGAGTCCATCCGTCGTCATCAACCCGACGTCGTCCTGCTCGACGTCCACCTCACCTCCGGGTCGGGCGCTCGGATCATCGAGGCGCTCGGTGACGAGCTCGCCTCGGTCCGGTTCCTTGCGCTGTCGGTGTCCGACGCACCAGAAGACGTGCTCGGTTTGGTGCGGGCGGGAGCCCGTGGGTATGTGACGAAGCGCATCGACGGCGAAGAACTCGTCGAAGCGATCGCATCGGTCGCACAGGGGCACGCCGTCTTCTCGCCTCGTCTGGCCGGCTTCGTGCTCGACGCCTTCACCGGGCCCGTGGCGCCGGCCCTGGACGAGCCAGCAGCACCTACTGCCGATGGAGCCGACGCTCCGGCTGACGCGGAGCTCGACCGGTTGTCGCCACGCGAGCGAGAGGTGATGCAGTACCTCGCCCGGGGCTACGCCTACAAGGAGATCGCCGCCGAGCTCCACATCTCGGTGCGCACGGTGGAGAGCCACGCCTCGGCGGTGCTCCGCAAGCTGCAGCTGTCGAGCCGGCATGAGCTGACGCACTGGGCGGCACGCCACCGGCTGGTCTGA
- a CDS encoding DUF559 domain-containing protein, protein MAHHVDRLIMKYLAAHQWLATYDALVACGVSRRAVERRVAIGLLDNFGHGVVGIPMTSDSVAQQQVLALLLHPSGVLSHQTAARLHELPVDRNGDPPGPVHVTIPHGGSRVTADVIVHQTLHLPRVDTIERDPLRLTSIERTLCDLAAFFGSARLRWLIEWAVKEQLVDLTSLRACARALNRRGRKGTVRRREVLDLLANDEPLNLSELEVRFLELAVQLGILGLEVQFQPPWYDGRTGIVDFALPHLRIIIEVDGRRWHSLTQDLRRDRDRDRVARANGWTVLRYGWDELTTRPGDVAADLLAAIAQAELTMQP, encoded by the coding sequence ATGGCACACCACGTCGATCGACTCATCATGAAGTACCTCGCCGCCCATCAATGGCTGGCCACCTACGACGCTCTGGTCGCGTGCGGAGTCTCGCGTCGAGCGGTCGAGCGGCGCGTTGCCATCGGCCTTCTCGACAACTTCGGCCACGGCGTGGTCGGGATCCCCATGACGTCCGATTCCGTCGCACAGCAACAGGTCCTTGCCCTGCTGCTCCATCCGTCTGGCGTTCTCTCACACCAGACGGCGGCCAGGCTCCACGAGCTTCCGGTCGACAGGAACGGCGATCCGCCCGGCCCGGTGCACGTCACCATCCCCCACGGAGGCAGCCGCGTCACCGCCGACGTCATCGTCCACCAGACCCTGCATCTTCCACGGGTCGACACGATCGAGCGCGACCCGCTCCGCCTCACTTCCATCGAGCGCACGCTCTGCGACCTGGCCGCCTTCTTCGGATCGGCGCGCCTGCGTTGGCTCATCGAATGGGCAGTGAAAGAGCAGCTGGTCGACCTCACGTCGCTTCGCGCTTGCGCTCGTGCTCTCAACCGCCGGGGCAGGAAGGGAACGGTGCGACGCCGCGAGGTCCTCGATCTGCTGGCAAATGACGAACCTCTCAATCTGAGCGAACTCGAGGTCCGCTTCCTCGAGCTCGCCGTTCAACTCGGCATCCTCGGGCTCGAAGTGCAGTTCCAGCCGCCGTGGTACGACGGTCGAACCGGGATCGTCGACTTCGCCCTCCCCCATCTCCGCATCATCATCGAAGTCGACGGACGACGTTGGCATTCACTCACACAGGATCTGCGTCGTGATCGCGATCGCGACAGGGTCGCTCGTGCGAATGGCTGGACGGTGCTCCGGTACGGTTGGGACGAGCTCACCACCAGGCCAGGCGACGTCGCCGCCGACCTGCTCGCCGCCATCGCCCAGGCCGAACTCACGATGCAGCCATGA
- a CDS encoding bifunctional o-acetylhomoserine/o-acetylserine sulfhydrylase, with protein sequence MTDGWGFETKQIHAGQEPDSATGSRAVPIYQTTAYAFNSSEHAANLFALAEPGNIYTRIMNPTQGVLETRVAALEGGLASTAAGVPGALLVASGQAAETLAIMNIAEAGDHIVAGAALYGGTYNLLHYTLPKYGIEATFVEDIDNPEAWKAAVRPNTKLFYGESIANPKNSILDIEMVAGVAHEAGVPLIIDNTVASPYLIRPLEWGADIVVHSATKFMGGHGTAIAGAIVDGGSFEFSDAERYPNYNQPDPSYHGLTYWPMLGAGSFIAKARVQLLRDLGPAISPFNAFLVIQGLETLSLRMERHVSNAQRVAEFLEAHPQVERVNYAGLASSPYHAAAEKYTGGRGAGSVPSFIIAGGKEAGQKFVEALELHSHVANIGDVRSLVIHPASTTHSQLTEAEQLSAGVEPGLVRLSVGLESIDDILADLELGFAAAK encoded by the coding sequence ATGACCGACGGTTGGGGATTCGAGACCAAGCAGATCCACGCGGGACAGGAGCCCGATTCGGCAACCGGCTCGCGAGCTGTGCCGATCTACCAGACCACCGCCTACGCCTTCAACAGCTCCGAGCATGCGGCCAACCTCTTCGCTCTGGCCGAGCCGGGGAACATCTACACCCGCATCATGAACCCCACCCAGGGCGTGCTCGAAACCCGAGTGGCGGCCCTGGAGGGCGGGCTCGCCTCGACTGCGGCCGGCGTCCCCGGCGCCCTGTTGGTTGCGTCGGGCCAGGCGGCCGAGACCCTCGCCATCATGAACATCGCCGAGGCCGGCGATCACATCGTGGCCGGCGCCGCCCTCTACGGCGGCACCTACAACCTGTTGCACTACACCCTGCCGAAGTACGGCATCGAGGCCACCTTCGTCGAAGACATCGACAACCCCGAGGCGTGGAAGGCAGCGGTCCGCCCGAACACCAAGTTGTTCTATGGCGAGTCGATCGCCAACCCGAAGAACTCGATCCTCGACATCGAGATGGTCGCCGGCGTGGCCCACGAGGCTGGCGTGCCGCTCATCATCGACAACACCGTCGCCTCGCCGTACCTGATCCGCCCGCTCGAGTGGGGCGCCGACATCGTCGTGCACTCGGCCACCAAGTTCATGGGCGGCCACGGCACGGCCATCGCCGGTGCAATCGTCGACGGTGGCTCGTTCGAGTTCTCCGACGCCGAGCGCTACCCCAACTACAACCAGCCCGACCCGAGCTACCACGGTCTCACCTACTGGCCGATGCTCGGCGCCGGCTCGTTCATCGCCAAGGCCCGGGTACAGCTGCTGCGCGACCTCGGTCCGGCGATCAGCCCCTTCAACGCGTTCCTCGTCATCCAGGGGCTCGAGACGCTGTCGCTGCGCATGGAGCGGCACGTGTCGAACGCCCAGCGAGTGGCCGAGTTCCTCGAGGCCCATCCTCAGGTCGAGCGGGTCAACTACGCGGGTCTGGCGTCGTCGCCGTATCACGCTGCCGCCGAGAAGTACACGGGCGGCCGGGGCGCCGGTTCGGTGCCGTCGTTCATCATCGCCGGCGGCAAGGAAGCCGGGCAGAAGTTCGTCGAGGCGCTCGAGCTGCACAGCCACGTGGCGAACATCGGCGACGTCCGCTCCCTCGTGATCCACCCGGCGTCGACCACCCACTCCCAGCTCACCGAGGCCGAGCAGCTCTCGGCCGGCGTCGAGCCCGGCCTGGTCCGCCTGAGTGTCGGCCTCGAGTCGATCGACGACATCCTCGCCGACCTCGAACTCGGCTTCGCCGCCGCCAAGTAA
- a CDS encoding peptidylprolyl isomerase, whose protein sequence is MPECPAVDGSSPRQTKFDGEFDMCIDPSKRYTAEMVTSMGTMVLALDPIKAPRTVNNFVCLARYHYYDSIIFHRVIKDFVLQGGDPEGTGRGGPGYRFADELPKPGQYELGSLAMANAGPNTNGSQFFIISGRSGIGLPPQYSLFGKVVKGLDVVDAIQNVATGGGDRPKTDVVIESVTITEHDD, encoded by the coding sequence GTGCCCGAGTGCCCCGCAGTAGACGGCTCCAGCCCCCGTCAGACCAAGTTCGACGGCGAGTTCGACATGTGCATCGATCCATCGAAGCGCTACACCGCCGAGATGGTGACCTCGATGGGCACGATGGTGCTCGCCCTCGATCCGATCAAGGCGCCACGCACGGTCAACAACTTCGTCTGTCTGGCTCGCTACCACTACTACGACAGCATCATCTTCCACCGGGTCATCAAGGACTTCGTGCTCCAGGGCGGCGATCCCGAGGGCACGGGTCGTGGCGGCCCCGGTTACCGATTCGCCGACGAACTCCCGAAGCCCGGCCAGTACGAACTGGGCTCGCTGGCCATGGCGAATGCCGGTCCCAACACCAACGGCAGCCAGTTCTTCATCATCAGCGGCCGCTCGGGCATCGGCCTGCCACCGCAGTACAGCCTCTTCGGCAAGGTCGTGAAGGGCCTCGACGTGGTCGACGCCATCCAGAACGTCGCCACCGGCGGCGGCGATCGGCCCAAGACCGACGTCGTCATCGAGTCGGTCACCATCACCGAACACGACGATTGA
- a CDS encoding IspD/TarI family cytidylyltransferase: MPSPPPAPAGPRSHHAPPNIAIVLAGGSGLRFGGDVNKVLVSIGGRPVIAYSLATFDRCERIDAIVIVIRSGDEQLIHEAVEASGITKLAAVVPGGATRQGSEWAGIQAAASLGHDGASVLLHDAARPFLTNALLDRIIDDAGAGGTIPTTPIGAPLIDPTGQIVVAGDLMRVQTPQAFPLALLLDVYPRAEADGFAGVDTAETMQHYGAAAARWVAGDERNIKVTHPDDRDVAEELARRFVDGVWSDLTDD; encoded by the coding sequence ATGCCCTCACCGCCTCCGGCCCCCGCTGGGCCTCGATCCCACCACGCCCCGCCGAACATCGCGATCGTGCTCGCCGGCGGCTCAGGACTCCGCTTCGGCGGCGACGTCAACAAGGTCCTTGTCTCGATCGGCGGTCGTCCTGTGATCGCCTACTCCCTGGCGACCTTCGACCGATGCGAGCGGATCGACGCCATCGTGATCGTGATTCGCTCTGGCGACGAGCAGCTGATCCACGAGGCCGTCGAGGCGTCGGGGATCACCAAGCTGGCGGCTGTGGTGCCCGGCGGCGCGACGCGCCAGGGCTCGGAGTGGGCCGGAATCCAGGCGGCGGCCTCGCTCGGCCACGACGGCGCAAGCGTCCTGCTCCACGATGCAGCTCGCCCGTTCCTCACGAACGCGCTCCTCGACCGCATCATCGATGATGCCGGTGCAGGAGGAACCATTCCGACCACTCCGATCGGTGCACCGCTCATCGACCCGACGGGTCAGATCGTGGTGGCCGGCGACCTCATGCGCGTGCAGACCCCGCAGGCCTTCCCCCTCGCATTGCTGCTCGACGTCTATCCCCGAGCCGAGGCCGACGGGTTCGCAGGTGTCGACACCGCCGAGACCATGCAGCACTACGGCGCTGCTGCCGCCCGATGGGTGGCGGGCGACGAGCGCAACATCAAGGTCACCCATCCCGACGATCGCGACGTCGCCGAGGAGCTGGCTCGCCGGTTCGTCGATGGTGTGTGGTCCGACCTGACTGACGACTGA
- a CDS encoding 2-oxoglutarate and iron-dependent oxygenase domain-containing protein: protein MTDAILDVDLLAFETGDRAARRAVVDGVMQSLRSGFVFTSHDVGDDLIDTAYGMLETFFSLTAEEKQTAYAPGTFGQTGYTGLLVETAAISDHPDWKEMLNWGRDLPAGHPLQRKYPTRFPQQVLPEDLVPGITRVLQHFHDRVHDTQRRFLRIIAEGIGCHESFFDVMTTDGPTLSRAIHYPAMDQAPHGDGPTSPHVWAAEHGDINLITALPRATARGLQVRTDQGWIDAVPPDGKMIINTGIMLEHLTNGVIPVGVHQVVADPDQPGDRYSVVQFCHPTPWTILDPVSTCVTPDNPQRFAPISAADRLDLVLYEINLVDDARRVES, encoded by the coding sequence ATGACCGATGCCATTCTCGATGTCGATCTGCTGGCGTTCGAAACCGGTGACCGCGCCGCCCGGCGAGCCGTGGTCGACGGGGTCATGCAGTCATTGCGTTCCGGCTTCGTCTTCACGAGCCACGACGTCGGTGACGACCTGATCGACACCGCCTACGGCATGCTCGAGACCTTCTTCTCATTGACCGCCGAGGAGAAGCAGACCGCCTACGCGCCCGGAACCTTCGGCCAGACCGGCTACACCGGGCTACTCGTCGAGACCGCGGCGATCAGCGATCACCCCGACTGGAAAGAGATGCTGAATTGGGGGCGAGACCTCCCGGCCGGTCATCCGCTCCAGCGCAAGTACCCGACTCGCTTCCCCCAGCAGGTGCTGCCCGAGGATCTGGTGCCGGGAATAACCCGAGTCCTCCAGCACTTTCATGATCGTGTTCACGACACCCAGCGTCGCTTCTTGCGGATCATCGCCGAGGGCATCGGCTGCCACGAGTCGTTCTTCGACGTGATGACCACCGATGGACCGACACTGAGTCGAGCGATCCACTATCCGGCCATGGATCAGGCGCCACACGGTGATGGGCCCACCAGCCCGCATGTCTGGGCGGCGGAGCACGGCGACATCAACCTCATCACCGCCCTACCACGGGCGACGGCTCGAGGACTCCAGGTGCGGACCGATCAGGGCTGGATCGACGCCGTCCCGCCCGACGGCAAGATGATCATCAACACCGGCATCATGCTCGAACACCTCACCAACGGGGTCATCCCCGTCGGTGTCCATCAGGTGGTGGCCGACCCGGACCAGCCTGGTGATCGCTACTCGGTGGTGCAGTTCTGCCACCCCACGCCCTGGACCATCCTCGATCCGGTGAGTACCTGTGTCACCCCCGACAATCCCCAACGTTTCGCCCCGATCTCGGCGGCCGACCGGCTCGATCTCGTGCTCTACGAGATCAACCTGGTCGACGACGCCCGCCGGGTCGAGTCCTGA